The Pedobacter cryoconitis genome includes a window with the following:
- a CDS encoding dipeptide epimerase → MQAVHISFNLELKHPFTIAGFTRTSTPLLLLKLTYENIDGYGEASMVPYLGESYSSAEAFLQKVDWARFKQPFNFAEFTAYLDSIDAGNPAIKAAIDIALNDINGKILQKPCFEIYKADPAKMPVTSYTIGIAAPELIKEKVTEAKGFKVLKVKLGSGHDKELINAIRSVSNLPLYIDANQGWTDRKMAIDLIYWLHDQGAVLIEQPMDKANIEGNAWLTGRSPIPILADEAVQRLSDIDHIKGAYHGINVKLMKSGGMYEAHQMILKARSYGMKVMIGCMSETSIATQAGLALAPLCDWADLDGPFLTKNNPFEPPALHEGKYILKDLPGLGLEGLSPSLFLP, encoded by the coding sequence ATGCAAGCAGTTCATATTTCTTTCAACCTGGAACTTAAACATCCTTTCACTATAGCCGGATTCACCAGAACAAGTACTCCTTTATTGTTATTAAAGCTTACTTATGAAAATATTGACGGTTATGGCGAAGCTTCTATGGTTCCCTATTTAGGTGAAAGTTATAGTTCGGCAGAAGCATTCCTGCAAAAAGTAGACTGGGCACGTTTTAAGCAACCTTTTAACTTCGCAGAGTTTACGGCCTACCTGGACAGCATTGACGCTGGTAATCCAGCGATAAAGGCTGCTATTGACATCGCGCTGAACGATATCAATGGAAAGATCCTGCAAAAGCCATGTTTTGAAATCTATAAAGCCGATCCGGCAAAAATGCCTGTTACTTCTTATACGATAGGAATTGCCGCACCAGAATTGATTAAAGAAAAAGTTACTGAGGCAAAAGGGTTTAAAGTACTCAAAGTCAAATTGGGATCAGGTCATGATAAAGAACTGATCAATGCAATCAGAAGCGTAAGCAATTTACCGCTTTATATAGACGCTAACCAAGGCTGGACAGATCGAAAAATGGCCATAGACCTGATTTACTGGTTACATGACCAGGGGGCAGTACTGATTGAACAACCGATGGACAAGGCAAATATAGAAGGGAATGCCTGGTTAACAGGGCGCAGTCCAATTCCAATCCTCGCAGACGAAGCCGTACAACGATTAAGTGATATTGACCATATTAAGGGAGCTTATCATGGCATCAATGTTAAACTGATGAAAAGCGGTGGAATGTATGAAGCCCATCAGATGATTTTAAAAGCCCGCTCTTATGGAATGAAGGTCATGATTGGCTGTATGAGTGAGACTTCGATTGCTACTCAGGCCGGACTGGCTTTAGCGCCATTATGTGACTGGGCAGATCTTGATGGCCCTTTTCTGACTAAGAACAATCCATTTGAGCCACCTGCCCTGCACGAAGGCAAGTATATATTAAAAGACCTTCCAGGCTTAGGGCTGGAAGGTCTTTCTCCTAGTTTGTTTCTTCCTTAA
- a CDS encoding DUF6358 family protein, whose product MKKQIALNTFYTLGIVISVIGLKWAFQNANYPVVALLIATGLFFIYLKIKIVKEVRAGIKEKQNIVNNSSPVKEETN is encoded by the coding sequence ATGAAGAAACAAATCGCATTAAATACATTTTATACCCTGGGTATTGTGATTTCTGTAATCGGCCTTAAATGGGCTTTCCAGAACGCAAATTATCCTGTTGTTGCTTTGTTGATCGCTACAGGTTTATTTTTCATTTACCTGAAGATCAAGATTGTCAAAGAAGTGAGAGCTGGTATCAAAGAAAAACAAAATATCGTGAATAATTCTTCCCCTGTTAAGGAAGAAACAAACTAG
- a CDS encoding rhodanese-like domain-containing protein — MKEISVEELKQKIDNKEDFQLIDVRETFEYDTSNLNGENIPLGGILIEVEKIATDKPVIMQCRSGKRSAAAVMQLEQLHGFTNLYNLKGGILAWQAAFDPGMPVY; from the coding sequence ATGAAAGAAATTAGCGTAGAAGAATTAAAACAAAAAATAGATAACAAGGAAGATTTTCAACTGATTGATGTAAGAGAAACTTTCGAATACGATACTTCAAACCTTAACGGAGAGAATATTCCTTTAGGAGGGATTTTGATTGAAGTGGAGAAGATTGCAACCGATAAACCAGTAATTATGCAATGCAGAAGCGGTAAACGCAGTGCAGCAGCAGTAATGCAATTGGAGCAGCTGCATGGTTTTACAAACCTTTACAATTTAAAAGGCGGTATCCTTGCATGGCAGGCTGCATTTGATCCTGGAATGCCAGTTTATTAA
- a CDS encoding DUF4407 domain-containing protein has protein sequence MDALSRFFWFCSGIHQPTLEKHPTEHNKYVGIGATIFFTGLFAALSGGYAMYFVFKGDTAAVLFAIFFGILWGLAIFNMDRYIVSSINKNSSATKQIFQATPRILLAIMIGMVISRPLELKIFDKEIKERLKVSYLNNQRSKIDTLNKAFTNKYTIELNKLNESKAQRDSLENGIKSDRQKLNFEVFGTKTTETSGVMGYGPYAKRKEEELKQRQQNLDSLNSDVRRMERFVDGRKQFDGLLSERLYTGKQLDSLTSIAGFADRNWALGQLSFNTDGTRDTTTALAVTFIGLLFIFFECLPVFVKMMSSRGPYDRSVENLETSQIHTSEKDKDFEIEVTDGVHDTRVATTIAREKELLTKL, from the coding sequence ATGGATGCCCTGTCACGTTTCTTTTGGTTTTGTTCTGGTATACACCAGCCTACATTAGAGAAGCACCCTACTGAACATAATAAATATGTTGGTATCGGCGCAACTATCTTTTTCACTGGCTTATTCGCCGCCTTGTCTGGTGGATATGCCATGTATTTTGTTTTTAAAGGCGACACTGCCGCCGTGCTTTTCGCCATATTTTTCGGTATCCTCTGGGGGCTTGCCATTTTTAATATGGACCGTTATATTGTATCCAGTATCAACAAGAATTCTTCTGCTACCAAACAGATTTTTCAGGCCACACCACGTATATTACTGGCTATTATGATCGGCATGGTGATTTCGCGTCCTTTAGAGCTTAAAATTTTTGACAAAGAGATTAAAGAGCGGCTTAAGGTAAGTTACCTGAACAACCAGCGTTCAAAGATTGACACCCTGAATAAAGCATTTACTAATAAATATACTATCGAGCTCAACAAACTGAACGAATCCAAGGCCCAAAGGGACTCTTTGGAAAATGGTATCAAATCTGACCGGCAAAAACTTAACTTTGAAGTCTTCGGAACCAAAACGACTGAAACATCCGGCGTAATGGGGTATGGGCCTTATGCGAAGCGGAAAGAGGAGGAACTCAAACAGCGGCAGCAAAATCTGGATTCTCTGAATTCAGATGTAAGGAGAATGGAGCGTTTTGTAGATGGCAGAAAGCAGTTTGATGGTTTACTATCAGAGCGGCTTTACACAGGAAAACAACTGGACAGCCTGACCAGTATTGCCGGTTTTGCCGACCGTAACTGGGCATTGGGCCAGTTGAGCTTTAATACAGATGGTACCCGGGATACAACAACTGCATTAGCGGTCACATTTATCGGCTTGTTATTTATCTTTTTTGAGTGCCTGCCGGTATTTGTAAAAATGATGAGTTCAAGAGGCCCATATGACAGGTCTGTGGAAAACCTGGAGACCAGCCAGATACATACTTCTGAAAAGGATAAGGATTTTGAAATCGAAGTGACCGATGGCGTACACGATACCCGGGTAGCGACCACTATTGCAAGAGAAAAAGAACTATTAACTAAATTATGA
- a CDS encoding M20/M25/M40 family metallo-hydrolase yields the protein MMKYFYYPLILLFIARTASAQDIDKIITKDYVDNLIKTLSSDDMQGRATFSPGIDKAATFIEGEFKKIGLQPLKGATGYRQTFYKYELKPASGQVSVDGKVIVPADFAVWGNTSESLDFDNTGGDGWVRLDSSKTFREQYRLLVRNKKTKLVLVDPKFTKEFNELKSYLSKAAVVDEKMMHETNKFALVLVLSPDTTVKNFTVSLKNKASKLSLFNVAGIIPGKSKAKELVVFSGHYDHLGIIHSADQDSIANGADDDASGTTAMIALAKYYKKLNNNERTLIFVAFTAEEIGGFGAKYFSEQLNPDEVVAMFNIEMIGKESKFGKNTAFITGYDKSDFGKILQKNLEGSAFTFHPDPYLQQNLFYRSDNATLAALGVPAHTISTDQIDIDKLYHTVKDEYSTLDTENILLTIKAIAKSAITIVKGTDTPTRIPKLTN from the coding sequence ATGATGAAATACTTTTATTACCCATTGATTTTACTTTTTATCGCCCGAACGGCATCAGCCCAGGACATTGATAAAATTATCACTAAAGATTATGTAGACAATCTGATCAAAACCCTGAGTAGTGATGACATGCAGGGCAGAGCAACATTCAGCCCCGGGATTGATAAGGCGGCAACTTTTATTGAAGGTGAATTTAAAAAAATAGGCTTGCAGCCACTAAAAGGAGCTACAGGCTACAGACAAACTTTTTACAAGTATGAGCTTAAACCAGCTTCAGGTCAGGTATCAGTTGATGGGAAAGTGATTGTCCCTGCTGATTTTGCCGTTTGGGGAAATACAAGCGAGAGCCTGGATTTCGATAATACCGGCGGAGACGGATGGGTAAGACTTGATTCTTCAAAAACCTTCAGAGAGCAGTACAGACTTTTAGTCCGTAATAAAAAAACAAAACTGGTCCTGGTAGATCCAAAATTCACCAAAGAATTTAATGAGTTAAAGTCATACCTTTCAAAAGCAGCTGTTGTAGATGAAAAGATGATGCATGAGACCAACAAGTTTGCTTTAGTCCTGGTATTATCTCCAGATACAACGGTAAAGAACTTTACGGTATCCTTAAAAAACAAGGCCAGCAAATTGTCTTTATTTAACGTTGCCGGAATTATTCCCGGAAAGTCAAAAGCGAAAGAATTAGTCGTATTCTCGGGACATTATGATCACCTGGGTATTATTCATTCAGCAGATCAGGATAGTATTGCAAATGGCGCAGATGATGATGCTTCTGGTACTACAGCGATGATCGCTCTTGCCAAATACTACAAGAAACTGAACAATAATGAGCGTACTCTTATTTTTGTTGCCTTTACAGCAGAAGAAATTGGCGGCTTTGGTGCCAAGTATTTCTCTGAGCAATTAAACCCTGATGAGGTGGTTGCGATGTTTAACATCGAGATGATCGGTAAAGAAAGTAAGTTTGGTAAAAACACGGCCTTTATTACAGGCTACGATAAATCTGATTTTGGAAAGATCCTGCAAAAAAACCTGGAAGGATCAGCATTTACTTTCCATCCGGATCCTTATTTACAGCAGAATCTATTTTATAGGAGCGATAATGCGACACTTGCCGCATTAGGCGTACCTGCACATACCATCAGTACTGACCAGATAGATATTGACAAGCTTTACCATACGGTAAAGGATGAATACAGCACACTGGATACTGAGAACATCTTGTTAACGATCAAAGCAATTGCTAAAAGCGCAATTACCATCGTAAAAGGAACAGATACACCAACCAGAATACCTAAATTAACTAATTAA
- a CDS encoding GNAT family N-acetyltransferase: MITLRKAKEDDLAIIQHIGTSTYGPTYGHILDQVQIDYMLDKFYSITSLTKQLMEGHTFLIAQDGDQDLAFVSYSTTEHKEHIVAKLHKLYVLPEAHGKGLGKLLMNEVRNKAMEAGADSLELNVNRYNNAKDFYEKIGFVVKETVDIEIGNGFFMNDYVMALPLTTLKPA, translated from the coding sequence ATGATTACACTAAGAAAAGCGAAAGAAGACGATCTGGCAATCATCCAGCATATAGGAACTTCAACCTATGGCCCTACTTATGGCCATATTCTTGATCAGGTGCAGATTGATTATATGCTTGACAAATTTTACAGTATCACTTCTTTAACGAAACAGCTGATGGAAGGCCATACTTTTTTAATTGCACAGGATGGTGATCAGGATCTTGCCTTTGTATCTTATTCAACAACAGAACATAAAGAACATATTGTTGCCAAACTGCATAAATTATATGTTTTACCTGAGGCTCATGGAAAAGGCCTGGGTAAGCTCTTAATGAATGAAGTGAGAAATAAAGCTATGGAAGCCGGTGCGGATAGCCTGGAATTAAATGTAAACCGTTACAATAATGCAAAAGACTTCTACGAAAAGATAGGTTTTGTGGTTAAAGAAACCGTCGACATTGAAATTGGCAACGGTTTCTTTATGAATGATTATGTGATGGCACTGCCATTAACAACCTTAAAACCTGCTTAA